The Solibacillus sp. FSL W7-1436 genome window below encodes:
- a CDS encoding carbon starvation CstA family protein → MYTLLGSITLLIVGYIVYGKFIEKVFIVNDATPTPAYTKADNLDYMPMPAWKGWTIQLLNIAGLGPIYGAIAGALYGPVAMIWIVFGCIFAGAVHDYFAGMLSLRHGGAQFPALVQRYLGKVMRVFTDIVSVVLMVLVAAAFTAGPAAVLSSKLGITFMTALIAIFIYFLLAAILPINQIIGRIYPLFGAVLIIMAGAVLVSLVTSGIAIPEVSLSNMHPNDLPVWPLLMITISCGAISGFHSTQSPIVSRTIKKESEGRKVFFGAMIGEGVIALIWCAAGMSFYGGTEGLLPKISEIGAGGVVDEISIALLGTFGSILAILGIVILPITTGDTSLRSARMIVLDFLGSRFSKNSTTPILATVAVAAPAFFLSTIDYQFLWRYVGMTNQMVATVMLWVATSYLLKSGKFHWLAGLPALFMTSVVFVYLMVAPEGFALAYETGVVIGLSFTVLVSFIYIYQIFKHKAFANPVFLTEK, encoded by the coding sequence ATGTACACACTTCTTGGTTCTATCACTCTATTAATTGTAGGATATATCGTATATGGAAAGTTTATTGAAAAGGTGTTTATTGTTAATGATGCAACGCCGACCCCAGCTTATACAAAAGCTGATAATTTAGATTATATGCCCATGCCTGCCTGGAAGGGCTGGACGATTCAATTATTAAATATCGCAGGGCTTGGACCTATTTACGGTGCCATTGCAGGTGCACTGTATGGACCCGTTGCAATGATTTGGATCGTATTTGGTTGTATTTTTGCCGGTGCCGTTCATGACTATTTTGCAGGGATGTTATCATTACGTCATGGAGGCGCACAATTCCCAGCACTTGTTCAACGTTATTTAGGTAAAGTAATGCGTGTCTTCACTGATATCGTTTCAGTAGTATTAATGGTTTTAGTAGCAGCTGCCTTTACTGCAGGACCTGCTGCTGTTCTTTCGTCAAAATTAGGAATTACATTTATGACAGCACTTATTGCGATTTTCATCTACTTCTTATTAGCAGCAATTTTACCGATCAATCAAATTATCGGTCGTATTTATCCACTATTTGGTGCAGTATTAATCATTATGGCCGGTGCGGTATTAGTATCACTCGTCACTTCAGGTATTGCGATTCCTGAAGTATCTTTAAGTAATATGCATCCGAATGATTTACCGGTTTGGCCATTATTAATGATCACGATTTCTTGTGGCGCAATCTCTGGCTTCCACTCTACACAAAGCCCGATAGTTTCAAGAACAATCAAGAAAGAATCGGAAGGTCGTAAAGTCTTCTTCGGTGCCATGATTGGTGAAGGTGTCATTGCATTAATTTGGTGTGCGGCTGGTATGAGTTTCTATGGCGGTACAGAAGGATTATTACCAAAAATCTCCGAAATTGGTGCAGGTGGTGTAGTAGACGAAATTTCAATTGCATTACTTGGTACATTTGGTAGTATTTTAGCGATATTAGGGATTGTAATTTTACCCATTACGACAGGTGATACTTCATTACGTTCAGCACGCATGATTGTGTTAGACTTTTTAGGCTCTCGTTTTTCAAAAAATAGTACAACACCAATTTTAGCAACAGTTGCGGTTGCAGCACCCGCATTTTTCCTATCAACAATTGATTATCAATTCTTATGGCGTTATGTAGGGATGACGAATCAAATGGTTGCAACAGTTATGCTTTGGGTTGCAACATCGTATTTATTGAAATCAGGCAAGTTCCACTGGCTTGCAGGTTTACCAGCCTTATTCATGACCTCTGTAGTATTTGTATACTTAATGGTAGCGCCAGAAGGATTTGCGCTTGCTTATGAAACAGGTGTCGTCATTGGTTTAAGCTTTACAGTCCTAGTTTCTTTCATTTATATTTATCAAATCTTTAAGCATAAAGCTTTTGCAAATCCGGTATTTTTAACAGAGAAATAA
- a CDS encoding YtxH domain-containing protein translates to MAQTSYNNLSTTTENDNNGKLLRGMVIGAVIGGALSLLDSNTRNKVTESTKSMKDSTMDMYSQVKNNPSEVKDDLQERLKSASSVLKEAISDAQNLYEKVNKNIIQPVTMVTEESSEILSQAKDATTDLKDIGGKVKEAGEEVKGGSNGQSQGA, encoded by the coding sequence ATGGCACAAACTTCGTACAATAATTTATCGACAACAACTGAAAATGACAATAATGGGAAGCTTTTAAGAGGTATGGTAATTGGGGCAGTTATTGGTGGCGCGCTTTCTTTGCTGGATTCAAATACAAGAAATAAAGTAACGGAATCAACAAAAAGTATGAAAGATTCGACAATGGATATGTACAGCCAAGTTAAAAACAATCCTTCAGAAGTAAAGGATGACCTGCAGGAACGATTGAAATCAGCATCGTCAGTATTAAAAGAAGCAATCAGCGATGCTCAAAATCTATATGAAAAAGTAAACAAAAATATTATTCAACCAGTTACTATGGTAACTGAAGAATCAAGTGAAATTCTTTCACAAGCAAAAGATGCGACAACGGATTTAAAAGATATCGGCGGGAAAGTAAAAGAAGCAGGCGAAGAAGTGAAGGGTGGGAGTAACGGGCAAAGCCAAGGTGCCTAG
- a CDS encoding MFS transporter — protein sequence MTNSNYKPILYLLMFNMFITMGGIGMIVPVMPAYLEVFGARGQIYGFLIATFSLSQFIFSPIIGNYSDRYSRKNIIITGLIIYGIAQVLFGYTDDLWVLFVSRFMSGIGAAFIMPTILAYVGDITPLEDRGKGMSLVGAAISLGFTIGPGIGGGLAEINLDLPFYFAGMIAFMTAIVTFYMLPQQKERAASLTQSPRDNIFKQLILSVKLPYFVFLVVVFTFSFGIANIQATMSLFLNDKFNYSPFLISTILVVSGVAGVIIQLFIINKLFARFGEVKIIMVNLMLAAVTLYLLIYVSGYFVILTVASLNAIAATLIRPAVNTIISKMAGDGQGFAAGVNNAYMSLGNMIGPICAGVLYDWKMEAPYIFGTFILLSCFALTFIWSLKKSNTTDATEPAVDSL from the coding sequence ATGACGAATAGTAATTATAAACCGATTCTTTACTTACTAATGTTTAATATGTTTATTACGATGGGCGGCATCGGTATGATTGTTCCGGTAATGCCCGCTTATTTAGAAGTATTTGGCGCCCGGGGTCAGATTTATGGTTTTTTAATCGCCACTTTTTCTTTGTCGCAGTTTATTTTTTCGCCGATTATTGGAAATTATTCAGATCGCTATAGTCGCAAAAATATTATTATTACAGGGCTCATTATTTACGGCATAGCACAAGTATTATTTGGTTATACGGATGACCTATGGGTTTTATTTGTTTCACGGTTTATGAGCGGAATCGGTGCGGCTTTCATCATGCCGACGATTTTAGCCTATGTGGGCGATATAACACCGCTGGAAGATCGAGGAAAAGGCATGAGCCTGGTTGGTGCTGCAATCAGTTTAGGCTTTACAATAGGACCGGGCATCGGTGGTGGCTTAGCGGAAATCAATCTGGATTTACCGTTTTATTTTGCTGGGATGATTGCATTTATGACAGCAATTGTAACCTTTTACATGCTGCCGCAGCAAAAGGAAAGAGCTGCATCTCTAACACAAAGCCCGCGTGATAATATATTTAAACAACTAATACTTTCAGTGAAACTGCCGTATTTTGTGTTTTTGGTTGTTGTATTCACATTTAGTTTTGGGATTGCTAACATTCAAGCGACAATGTCCCTTTTCTTAAATGACAAATTTAATTATTCACCGTTTTTAATTTCGACGATTCTAGTCGTAAGTGGGGTAGCTGGTGTAATTATTCAGTTGTTTATTATCAATAAGCTGTTTGCACGTTTTGGAGAAGTCAAAATTATTATGGTTAATTTAATGTTAGCTGCAGTGACGTTATACTTATTGATCTATGTAAGCGGATATTTCGTCATTTTAACGGTTGCGAGCTTAAATGCGATTGCTGCTACGTTGATTCGTCCAGCAGTGAACACCATTATTAGTAAAATGGCAGGAGATGGCCAAGGATTTGCTGCAGGGGTAAATAATGCTTATATGAGTTTAGGAAATATGATTGGGCCAATATGTGCAGGTGTTTTATATGATTGGAAAATGGAGGCACCGTATATCTTTGGAACGTTCATTTTATTAAGCTGTTTTGCACTGACTTTTATTTGGTCGTTAAAAAAATCAAATACAACAGATGCAACAGAGCCGGCCGTGGACTCTCTCTAA
- a CDS encoding acyl-CoA dehydrogenase family protein yields the protein MKVEIQSKDIRQTLIESARKIGEAAEAEALQADCNATISETVVNLIREEGIAKLILPKRYGGPQIDFTTFADMVKEVGYYNLSAAWITYFFSLHNAWVAYLPEHRQKEIIQSGGLLADIFAPIGHIEKVEGGYLVSGKYNFVSGIKYAGWVGVGALLQKEGSTEKTMAGFVVNTKDVQIIENWDSMGLRGSGSHTIIVDKVFVPDDLVIDLQELGHKREPDFEDYDEDYLYYNAPFHPAFFVGFPAMSIGAAERALDEFKKASQGRVRMSGENEGASPRSQRVLATLMVKMHAAKSLMKTYIEMLESDTYVHPSEFKAIRAEIIQICIDIAVKCTLTLGAFALIKGHPVEMITRDLIAIGTHVTSLYEDAIDIYGKHLFDYPTRVLG from the coding sequence ATGAAGGTAGAAATTCAAAGTAAGGATATTCGTCAAACTTTAATTGAAAGTGCTAGAAAAATAGGGGAAGCGGCTGAAGCCGAGGCACTGCAAGCGGATTGTAACGCCACGATTTCGGAGACTGTTGTTAATCTGATTCGTGAAGAAGGAATAGCCAAGTTAATTTTACCGAAACGTTATGGCGGTCCTCAAATTGATTTCACGACTTTTGCGGATATGGTGAAGGAAGTTGGATACTATAATTTATCGGCTGCATGGATTACTTATTTCTTTTCGTTACACAATGCATGGGTTGCGTATTTACCTGAACATCGTCAAAAAGAAATTATACAGTCCGGTGGCTTACTGGCAGATATATTTGCCCCGATCGGTCATATCGAAAAAGTGGAGGGCGGATATCTCGTTAGCGGGAAATATAATTTCGTAAGTGGCATTAAATATGCGGGTTGGGTTGGCGTCGGAGCTTTATTGCAAAAAGAGGGCTCGACCGAAAAAACAATGGCCGGCTTTGTAGTAAATACAAAGGATGTCCAAATTATTGAAAACTGGGATTCAATGGGCTTAAGAGGTTCCGGCAGTCATACGATTATTGTCGACAAGGTTTTTGTACCGGATGATTTAGTCATTGATTTACAGGAGCTGGGTCATAAACGTGAACCGGATTTTGAAGATTATGATGAAGATTATTTATATTATAACGCACCGTTCCATCCGGCATTCTTCGTTGGATTCCCGGCGATGTCTATCGGTGCCGCAGAACGTGCTTTGGATGAGTTTAAAAAAGCTTCACAAGGCCGTGTCAGAATGTCGGGGGAAAATGAAGGTGCAAGTCCGCGAAGCCAACGAGTTTTAGCGACTCTAATGGTTAAGATGCATGCTGCAAAAAGCTTGATGAAAACGTACATTGAGATGCTTGAATCAGACACATATGTGCATCCAAGCGAGTTTAAAGCGATCCGTGCAGAAATTATTCAAATTTGTATTGATATCGCCGTTAAATGTACCTTGACATTAGGTGCCTTTGCCCTAATTAAAGGACACCCGGTAGAAATGATTACACGTGACTTAATTGCGATCGGGACACATGTTACATCACTGTATGAAGATGCTATTGATATATATGGTAAACATTTATTTGATTATCCAACTAGAGTGTTAGGATAG
- a CDS encoding VOC family protein gives MKFNYAPEIAKLGHVALVSTDLEKSLWFFKDIVGLEETVEVDGVHYLRAWGDFEHHTLSITAGEESRIDHIGWKAKRKEDVNNFAILLREAGVEVEEVAAGTETGQGDAIRFQLPSGHNFEIYFEMEKPEPELHRKAVLKNQTYKAWARGISPRRIDHVNLATSMDSKIVTDFLAEKLGFKMREYLVSPEDKQISGWMSVTPLVHDVAVMSTPGAKTPHELHHLSYWLDNSQDVLRAADILCEHEIKFVGPGKHGISQAMYIYVKDPGSGVRLEIFSNGYLIFEPDWEPVKWSFDEMAVGFTYWGEQSGLSNPKDDESTLTAGRLLTSVE, from the coding sequence ATGAAATTCAACTATGCACCAGAAATTGCAAAGCTAGGCCATGTAGCTTTAGTGTCTACAGATTTAGAGAAGTCATTATGGTTTTTTAAAGATATTGTAGGTTTAGAAGAAACTGTTGAAGTGGATGGAGTTCATTACTTAAGAGCTTGGGGTGATTTCGAACACCATACGTTATCCATTACAGCTGGCGAGGAATCTCGTATAGATCATATTGGATGGAAGGCAAAAAGAAAAGAAGATGTAAATAACTTCGCGATTCTTTTAAGAGAAGCGGGGGTCGAGGTAGAAGAAGTGGCTGCGGGAACGGAAACAGGACAAGGTGATGCCATCCGTTTTCAACTTCCAAGCGGACACAATTTCGAAATTTACTTCGAGATGGAGAAGCCGGAGCCAGAGTTACATCGAAAAGCCGTGCTGAAAAATCAAACATATAAAGCTTGGGCACGAGGCATTTCTCCACGTCGTATCGACCATGTAAACTTAGCTACGTCGATGGACTCGAAAATTGTAACAGATTTCCTGGCAGAAAAACTTGGATTTAAAATGCGCGAGTATCTGGTATCACCGGAAGATAAGCAAATTTCAGGCTGGATGAGTGTCACACCTTTAGTCCATGATGTTGCTGTTATGTCAACACCTGGAGCAAAAACACCACATGAACTGCATCACTTATCCTATTGGCTGGATAACTCACAAGATGTTTTACGTGCGGCAGATATATTGTGTGAGCATGAAATTAAATTTGTTGGGCCTGGTAAACACGGTATTTCCCAAGCAATGTATATTTATGTAAAAGATCCGGGGAGCGGTGTACGTCTGGAAATATTCTCTAATGGTTATCTGATTTTCGAGCCGGATTGGGAGCCGGTTAAATGGTCATTTGATGAAATGGCAGTTGGCTTCACATATTGGGGAGAACAGTCAGGTTTATCAAATCCAAAAGATGATGAATCTACATTGACGGCCGGTCGTTTATTAACAAGTGTGGAATAA